From a single Meles meles chromosome 21, mMelMel3.1 paternal haplotype, whole genome shotgun sequence genomic region:
- the RGS11 gene encoding regulator of G-protein signaling 11 isoform X4 — translation MWPAAELDYAIYLTKKNIRKQGALVGHEKDHYDQLHRKVNHMWDLVVMQAREQLRAAKQRRKGDRLVIACQEQTYWLVNRPPPGVPSVLEQGPERSSCTAGRVRMVRPCHVSPGRTPPPLPTCLPTLCGAARPSVLTPRGPALLLASCIPACTPASRSLLTLASCLPNLLWYLKFSSQREQHDPMMSGCLPSNPWVTDDDTYWTINAPSVAVPTKLRVERWAFSFQELLEDPVGRAHFMDFLGTEFSAENLSFWEACEELRHGGQAQVGAAVDAIYQQFLAPGAARWVNIDSRTTERTLEGLRLPHRYALDEAQLHVYMLMKKDPQRTRSPPSLSSGTQVSATHTEHRASGLCPPGAGRGLNRLCLASDHPCNRSPQTQGLRTAPSGSVTACGSDVPARSPGAKVMVWPCWLLEAPGGRSHCLPLPLLGTLLLSERLVPLVVLLPLLEAAFVLSCLTSGSYQWGSRRVFGGTLGRLASWMLVMSWTGSGSPSVVPCLWFLRRWRLACPHQDIRGAGPPPVRGCEPPDSVWPR, via the exons ATGTGGCCAGCTGCCGAGCTGGACTACG CCATCTACCTGACAAAGAAGAACATCCGAAAGCAGGGGGCCCTGGTCGGGCACGAGAAG GATCACTATGACCAGCTGCACAGGAAGGTCAACCACATGTGGGACCTGGTGGTGATGCAGGCTCGGGAGCAGCTGCG GGCGGCCAAGCAGCGCAGGAAGGGGGACAGGCTGGTCATTGCGTGCCAGGAGCAGACGTACTGGCTGGTGAACAGGCCCCCG ccaggtgtccccagcgTCCTGGAGCAGGGTCCGGAGCGCAGCTCCTGCACCGCTGGGCGAGTGCGGATGGTGAGGCCCTGCCACGTGTCCCCAGGCcgcacccctccacccctgcctacGTGTCTCCCCACCCTATGCGGGGCTGCCCGGCCGTCCGTCCTGACACCCAGAGGCCCTGCTCTGCTCCTGGCATCGTGCATCCCTGCCTGCACCCCCGCTTCCAGGTCTCTGCTAACCCTCGCCTCTTGCCTTCCCAACCTGCTATG gtacCTGAAGTTCAGCAGCCAGCGTGAGCAACACGACCCCATGATGTCAGGCTGCCTGCCCAGCAACCCCTGGGTCACCGACGATGACACTTACTGGACCATCAATGCACCCAG TGTGGCCGTGCCCACGAAGCTCCGTGTGGAGCGATGGGCTTTCAGCTTCCAGGAGCTCTTGGAAGACCCCGTGGGACGGGCCCATTTCATGGACTTCCTCGGGACCGAGTTCAGTG CTGAGAACCTCAGCTTCTGGGAGGCATGCGAGGAGCTGCGCCACGGAGGGCAGGCCCAGGTCGGCGCCGCGGTGGACGCCATATACCA GCAGTTCCTTGCCCCCGGTGCCGCCCGCTGGGTCAACATCGACAGCCGGACGACGGAGCGGACCCTGGAGGGCCTGCGGCTGCCCCACCGCTACGCGCTGGACGAGGCGCAGCTGCACGTCTACATGCTGATGAAGAAG GATCCCCAAAGGACACGGagccctccttccctttccagcGGGACCCAGGTGTCAGCAACACACACTGAACACAGGGCATCTGGCCTATGTCCTCCAGGAGCTGGTCGGGGTCTGAACAGGCTCTGCTTGGCGTCCGATCACCCCTGTAACAGGTCACCACAAACCCAGGGCCTTAGGACAGCGCCATCTGGTTCCGTCACAGCGTGTGGGTCAGACGTCCCCGCCAGGTCTCCTGGGGCGAAGGTCATGGTGTGGCCGTGCTGGCTCCTGGAGGCTCCAGGGGGCCGGTCACATTGCCTGCCCCTCCCGCTGCTGGGGACGTTGCTCCTCAGTGAGCGGCTGGTCCCTCTGGTCGTCTTGCTGCCCCTCTTGGAGGCCGCCTTTGTCCTGTCGTGCCTCACATCTGGGTCATACCAGTGGGGCTCTCGCCGTGTCTTTGGAGGGACTCTGGGTCGCCTCGCTTCCTGGATGTTGGTGATGTCTTGGACTGGATCGGGCTCACCGTCCGTTGTGCCGTGTCTTTGGTTTCTTCGGAGGTGGCGTTTGGCGTGTCCTCATCAGGACATACGTGGGGCCGGGCCACCTCCCGTTCGGGGATGTGAGCCGCCCGACAGTGTCTGGCCCCGGTGA
- the RGS11 gene encoding regulator of G-protein signaling 11 isoform X10 gives MRGCPAVRPDTQRPCSAPGIVHPCLHPRFQTENTEFYRQEMERCRKALTRARVKSSVCLEAYLKFSSQREQHDPMMSGCLPSNPWVTDDDTYWTINAPSVAVPTKLRVERWAFSFQELLEDPVGRAHFMDFLGTEFSAENLSFWEACEELRHGGQAQVGAAVDAIYQQFLAPGAARWVNIDSRTTERTLEGLRLPHRYALDEAQLHVYMLMKKDPQRTRSPPSLSSGTQVSATHTEHRASGLCPPGAGRGLNRLCLASDHPCNRSPQTQGLRTAPSGSVTACGSDVPARSPGAKVMVWPCWLLEAPGGRSHCLPLPLLGTLLLSERLVPLVVLLPLLEAAFVLSCLTSGSYQWGSRRVFGGTLGRLASWMLVMSWTGSGSPSVVPCLWFLRRWRLACPHQDIRGAGPPPVRGCEPPDSVWPR, from the exons ATGCGGGGCTGCCCGGCCGTCCGTCCTGACACCCAGAGGCCCTGCTCTGCTCCTGGCATCGTGCATCCCTGCCTGCACCCCCGCTTCCAG ACCGAGAACACGGAGTTCTACAGGCAGGAG ATGGAGCGCTGCAGGAAGGCCCTGACCAGGGCCCGGGTGAAGTCTTCCGTCTGCCTGGAGGC gtacCTGAAGTTCAGCAGCCAGCGTGAGCAACACGACCCCATGATGTCAGGCTGCCTGCCCAGCAACCCCTGGGTCACCGACGATGACACTTACTGGACCATCAATGCACCCAG TGTGGCCGTGCCCACGAAGCTCCGTGTGGAGCGATGGGCTTTCAGCTTCCAGGAGCTCTTGGAAGACCCCGTGGGACGGGCCCATTTCATGGACTTCCTCGGGACCGAGTTCAGTG CTGAGAACCTCAGCTTCTGGGAGGCATGCGAGGAGCTGCGCCACGGAGGGCAGGCCCAGGTCGGCGCCGCGGTGGACGCCATATACCA GCAGTTCCTTGCCCCCGGTGCCGCCCGCTGGGTCAACATCGACAGCCGGACGACGGAGCGGACCCTGGAGGGCCTGCGGCTGCCCCACCGCTACGCGCTGGACGAGGCGCAGCTGCACGTCTACATGCTGATGAAGAAG GATCCCCAAAGGACACGGagccctccttccctttccagcGGGACCCAGGTGTCAGCAACACACACTGAACACAGGGCATCTGGCCTATGTCCTCCAGGAGCTGGTCGGGGTCTGAACAGGCTCTGCTTGGCGTCCGATCACCCCTGTAACAGGTCACCACAAACCCAGGGCCTTAGGACAGCGCCATCTGGTTCCGTCACAGCGTGTGGGTCAGACGTCCCCGCCAGGTCTCCTGGGGCGAAGGTCATGGTGTGGCCGTGCTGGCTCCTGGAGGCTCCAGGGGGCCGGTCACATTGCCTGCCCCTCCCGCTGCTGGGGACGTTGCTCCTCAGTGAGCGGCTGGTCCCTCTGGTCGTCTTGCTGCCCCTCTTGGAGGCCGCCTTTGTCCTGTCGTGCCTCACATCTGGGTCATACCAGTGGGGCTCTCGCCGTGTCTTTGGAGGGACTCTGGGTCGCCTCGCTTCCTGGATGTTGGTGATGTCTTGGACTGGATCGGGCTCACCGTCCGTTGTGCCGTGTCTTTGGTTTCTTCGGAGGTGGCGTTTGGCGTGTCCTCATCAGGACATACGTGGGGCCGGGCCACCTCCCGTTCGGGGATGTGAGCCGCCCGACAGTGTCTGGCCCCGGTGA
- the RGS11 gene encoding regulator of G-protein signaling 11 isoform X8, which yields MRGCPAVRPDTQRPCSAPGIVHPCLHPRFQVSANPRLLPSQPAMTENTEFYRQEMERCRKALTRARVKSSVCLEAYLKFSSQREQHDPMMSGCLPSNPWVTDDDTYWTINAPSVAVPTKLRVERWAFSFQELLEDPVGRAHFMDFLGTEFSAENLSFWEACEELRHGGQAQVGAAVDAIYQQFLAPGAARWVNIDSRTTERTLEGLRLPHRYALDEAQLHVYMLMKKDPQRTRSPPSLSSGTQVSATHTEHRASGLCPPGAGRGLNRLCLASDHPCNRSPQTQGLRTAPSGSVTACGSDVPARSPGAKVMVWPCWLLEAPGGRSHCLPLPLLGTLLLSERLVPLVVLLPLLEAAFVLSCLTSGSYQWGSRRVFGGTLGRLASWMLVMSWTGSGSPSVVPCLWFLRRWRLACPHQDIRGAGPPPVRGCEPPDSVWPR from the exons ATGCGGGGCTGCCCGGCCGTCCGTCCTGACACCCAGAGGCCCTGCTCTGCTCCTGGCATCGTGCATCCCTGCCTGCACCCCCGCTTCCAGGTCTCTGCTAACCCTCGCCTCTTGCCTTCCCAACCTGCTATG ACCGAGAACACGGAGTTCTACAGGCAGGAG ATGGAGCGCTGCAGGAAGGCCCTGACCAGGGCCCGGGTGAAGTCTTCCGTCTGCCTGGAGGC gtacCTGAAGTTCAGCAGCCAGCGTGAGCAACACGACCCCATGATGTCAGGCTGCCTGCCCAGCAACCCCTGGGTCACCGACGATGACACTTACTGGACCATCAATGCACCCAG TGTGGCCGTGCCCACGAAGCTCCGTGTGGAGCGATGGGCTTTCAGCTTCCAGGAGCTCTTGGAAGACCCCGTGGGACGGGCCCATTTCATGGACTTCCTCGGGACCGAGTTCAGTG CTGAGAACCTCAGCTTCTGGGAGGCATGCGAGGAGCTGCGCCACGGAGGGCAGGCCCAGGTCGGCGCCGCGGTGGACGCCATATACCA GCAGTTCCTTGCCCCCGGTGCCGCCCGCTGGGTCAACATCGACAGCCGGACGACGGAGCGGACCCTGGAGGGCCTGCGGCTGCCCCACCGCTACGCGCTGGACGAGGCGCAGCTGCACGTCTACATGCTGATGAAGAAG GATCCCCAAAGGACACGGagccctccttccctttccagcGGGACCCAGGTGTCAGCAACACACACTGAACACAGGGCATCTGGCCTATGTCCTCCAGGAGCTGGTCGGGGTCTGAACAGGCTCTGCTTGGCGTCCGATCACCCCTGTAACAGGTCACCACAAACCCAGGGCCTTAGGACAGCGCCATCTGGTTCCGTCACAGCGTGTGGGTCAGACGTCCCCGCCAGGTCTCCTGGGGCGAAGGTCATGGTGTGGCCGTGCTGGCTCCTGGAGGCTCCAGGGGGCCGGTCACATTGCCTGCCCCTCCCGCTGCTGGGGACGTTGCTCCTCAGTGAGCGGCTGGTCCCTCTGGTCGTCTTGCTGCCCCTCTTGGAGGCCGCCTTTGTCCTGTCGTGCCTCACATCTGGGTCATACCAGTGGGGCTCTCGCCGTGTCTTTGGAGGGACTCTGGGTCGCCTCGCTTCCTGGATGTTGGTGATGTCTTGGACTGGATCGGGCTCACCGTCCGTTGTGCCGTGTCTTTGGTTTCTTCGGAGGTGGCGTTTGGCGTGTCCTCATCAGGACATACGTGGGGCCGGGCCACCTCCCGTTCGGGGATGTGAGCCGCCCGACAGTGTCTGGCCCCGGTGA
- the RGS11 gene encoding regulator of G-protein signaling 11 isoform X9: protein MVRPCHVSPGRTPPPLPTCLPTLCGAARPSVLTPRGPALLLASCIPACTPASRSLLTLASCLPNLLWYLKFSSQREQHDPMMSGCLPSNPWVTDDDTYWTINAPSVAVPTKLRVERWAFSFQELLEDPVGRAHFMDFLGTEFSAENLSFWEACEELRHGGQAQVGAAVDAIYQQFLAPGAARWVNIDSRTTERTLEGLRLPHRYALDEAQLHVYMLMKKDPQRTRSPPSLSSGTQVSATHTEHRASGLCPPGAGRGLNRLCLASDHPCNRSPQTQGLRTAPSGSVTACGSDVPARSPGAKVMVWPCWLLEAPGGRSHCLPLPLLGTLLLSERLVPLVVLLPLLEAAFVLSCLTSGSYQWGSRRVFGGTLGRLASWMLVMSWTGSGSPSVVPCLWFLRRWRLACPHQDIRGAGPPPVRGCEPPDSVWPR, encoded by the exons ATGGTGAGGCCCTGCCACGTGTCCCCAGGCcgcacccctccacccctgcctacGTGTCTCCCCACCCTATGCGGGGCTGCCCGGCCGTCCGTCCTGACACCCAGAGGCCCTGCTCTGCTCCTGGCATCGTGCATCCCTGCCTGCACCCCCGCTTCCAGGTCTCTGCTAACCCTCGCCTCTTGCCTTCCCAACCTGCTATG gtacCTGAAGTTCAGCAGCCAGCGTGAGCAACACGACCCCATGATGTCAGGCTGCCTGCCCAGCAACCCCTGGGTCACCGACGATGACACTTACTGGACCATCAATGCACCCAG TGTGGCCGTGCCCACGAAGCTCCGTGTGGAGCGATGGGCTTTCAGCTTCCAGGAGCTCTTGGAAGACCCCGTGGGACGGGCCCATTTCATGGACTTCCTCGGGACCGAGTTCAGTG CTGAGAACCTCAGCTTCTGGGAGGCATGCGAGGAGCTGCGCCACGGAGGGCAGGCCCAGGTCGGCGCCGCGGTGGACGCCATATACCA GCAGTTCCTTGCCCCCGGTGCCGCCCGCTGGGTCAACATCGACAGCCGGACGACGGAGCGGACCCTGGAGGGCCTGCGGCTGCCCCACCGCTACGCGCTGGACGAGGCGCAGCTGCACGTCTACATGCTGATGAAGAAG GATCCCCAAAGGACACGGagccctccttccctttccagcGGGACCCAGGTGTCAGCAACACACACTGAACACAGGGCATCTGGCCTATGTCCTCCAGGAGCTGGTCGGGGTCTGAACAGGCTCTGCTTGGCGTCCGATCACCCCTGTAACAGGTCACCACAAACCCAGGGCCTTAGGACAGCGCCATCTGGTTCCGTCACAGCGTGTGGGTCAGACGTCCCCGCCAGGTCTCCTGGGGCGAAGGTCATGGTGTGGCCGTGCTGGCTCCTGGAGGCTCCAGGGGGCCGGTCACATTGCCTGCCCCTCCCGCTGCTGGGGACGTTGCTCCTCAGTGAGCGGCTGGTCCCTCTGGTCGTCTTGCTGCCCCTCTTGGAGGCCGCCTTTGTCCTGTCGTGCCTCACATCTGGGTCATACCAGTGGGGCTCTCGCCGTGTCTTTGGAGGGACTCTGGGTCGCCTCGCTTCCTGGATGTTGGTGATGTCTTGGACTGGATCGGGCTCACCGTCCGTTGTGCCGTGTCTTTGGTTTCTTCGGAGGTGGCGTTTGGCGTGTCCTCATCAGGACATACGTGGGGCCGGGCCACCTCCCGTTCGGGGATGTGAGCCGCCCGACAGTGTCTGGCCCCGGTGA